A single Oryctolagus cuniculus chromosome 18, mOryCun1.1, whole genome shotgun sequence DNA region contains:
- the ZNF8 gene encoding zinc finger protein 8 isoform X1 has protein sequence MGPEDEAAGVTMAAELPAVRLQEPVTFRDVAVDFTQEEWGQLDPTQRTLYRDVMLETFGHLLSVGPELPKPEVISQLEQGAELWVAERGITQSCHPGWEPRPESQASSKEQGPQEEEPSRVTKEEGSPRGVSYPSVSGKDREHEGQGQALEKGQNSMRQLGFGLKEAPVQDLHYESLRLGENQVLSTDPHPFPEISKTEYICPYGSQVTNLKPKSSSVSQQTGSPGKETCENNDCSKASSQAVPELTKTQVQDKPYKCTDCGKSFNHNAHLTVHKRIHTGERPYMCKECGKAFSQNSSLVQHERIHTGDKPYKCAECGKSFCHSTHLTVHRRIHTGEKPYECQDCGRAFNQNSSLGRHKRTHTGEKPYTCSVCGKAFSRTTCLFLHLRTHTEERPYECNHCGKGFRHSSSLAQHQRKHAGEKPYECRQRLIFEQTTALTKHQWAEALSCDPPLSQDERTHQSNRPFRCHQCGKCFIQSSHLIRHQITHTRKEEPSGRNRRREQSSDASSHAAQHSSSGENSADQAKSGQPASRALALFDIREIVQEKNPVHVIGVEEPSMSTSVLFDIREST, from the exons ATGGGCCCCGAGGACGAAGCAGCAGGAGTGACGATGGCTGCAGAGCTACCGGCCGTTCGACTGCAG GAGCCTGTGACCTTCCGAGATGTGGCTGTGGACTTTACCCAGGAAGAGTGGGGGCAGCTGGACCCTACGCAGAGGACCCTGTACCGTGATGTGATGTTGGAGACCTTTGGGCATCTGCTGTCTGTGG GTCCTGAGCTTCCCAAACCTGAAGTCATCTCCCAGCTGGAGCAAGGAGCTGAACTATGGGTAGCAGAGAGAGGAATCACACAGAGCTGTCATCCAG GCTGGGAGCCTAGACCTGAAAGCCAGGCATCTTCCAAGGAGCAGGGCCCTCAAGAAGAGGAGCCATCCCGTGTCACGAAAGAGGAAGGATCCCCAAGGGGAGTGTCCTATCCCTCCGTGTCGGGAAAAGACCGGGAACatgagggccagggccaggcactcGAGAAGGGCCAGAACAGCATGAGACAACTGGGATTTGGTCTCAAGGAAGCACCAGTTCAGGATCTACACTATGAAAGTCTCAGACTTGGGGAAAACCAGGTCCTGAGCACAGACCCACATCCGTTCCCAGAAATTTCTAAGACAGAATACATCTGTCCTTATGGCTCACAGGTAACAAACTTGAAACCTAAATCAAGCTCAGTCAGTCAACAGACAGGCTCCCCCGGGAAAGAGACCTGTGAAAACAATGACTGTAGCAAAGCTTCCAGTCAGGCTGTTCCAGAACTCACAAAAACCCAGGTACAGGATAAACCCTACAAATGTACTGACTGTGGGAAGTCATTTAACCATAATGCACACCTCACAGTGCACAAGAGGATTCATACAGGAGAAAGGCCTTATATGTGCAAAGAGTGCGGAAAGGCCTTCAGCCAGAATTCCTCCCTCGTTCAACATGAGCGAATCCACACGGGAGACAAACCCTATAAATGTGCTGAATGTGGGAAATCTTTCTGCCACAGCACACACCTTACTGTCCATCGGAGAATTCACACTGGGGAGAAACCCTACGAGTGTCAGGACTGTGGGCGGGCCTTCAACCAGAACTCTTCACTGGGCCGGCATAAGAGAACACACACTGGGGAGAAGCCATACACCTGCAGCGTGTGTGGGAAAGCCTTCTCTCGGACCACCTGCCTTTTTCTGCACCTGAGGACTCACACGGAGGAGCGGCCCTACGAGTGTAACCACTGTGGGAAGGGTTTCAGGCACAGCTCCTCCCTGGCCCAGCATCAGCGAAAACATGCTGGGGAGAAGCCCTATGAATGCCGGCAAAGGCTCATCTTTGAGCAGACGACAGCTTTAACAAAGCACCAATGGGCAGAAGCCCTCAGCTGTGACCCACCTTTGAGTCAAGATGAGAGGACTCACCAAAGCAACAGGCCCTTCAGATGTCATCAGTGTGGGAAATGTTTCATTCAGAGCTCTCACCTCATCCGACATCAGATAACTCACACCAGAAAGGAGGAGCCCAGCGGACGTAACCGACGACGGGAGCAGTCCTCGGACGCAAGTTCACACGCAGCACAGCACTCGAGTTCAGGAGAGAATTCTGCGGACCAAGCAAAGTCAGGACAGCCAGCAAGCAGGGCCCTTGCATTGTTTGACATCCGTGAAATCGTGCAAGAAAAAAACCCTGTGCATGTTATTGGGGTGGAAGAGCCTTCCATGAGCACTTCTGTGTTATTTGACATCAGGGAATCCACATAG
- the ZNF8 gene encoding zinc finger protein 8 isoform X2: MAHSLGEPVTFRDVAVDFTQEEWGQLDPTQRTLYRDVMLETFGHLLSVGPELPKPEVISQLEQGAELWVAERGITQSCHPGWEPRPESQASSKEQGPQEEEPSRVTKEEGSPRGVSYPSVSGKDREHEGQGQALEKGQNSMRQLGFGLKEAPVQDLHYESLRLGENQVLSTDPHPFPEISKTEYICPYGSQVTNLKPKSSSVSQQTGSPGKETCENNDCSKASSQAVPELTKTQVQDKPYKCTDCGKSFNHNAHLTVHKRIHTGERPYMCKECGKAFSQNSSLVQHERIHTGDKPYKCAECGKSFCHSTHLTVHRRIHTGEKPYECQDCGRAFNQNSSLGRHKRTHTGEKPYTCSVCGKAFSRTTCLFLHLRTHTEERPYECNHCGKGFRHSSSLAQHQRKHAGEKPYECRQRLIFEQTTALTKHQWAEALSCDPPLSQDERTHQSNRPFRCHQCGKCFIQSSHLIRHQITHTRKEEPSGRNRRREQSSDASSHAAQHSSSGENSADQAKSGQPASRALALFDIREIVQEKNPVHVIGVEEPSMSTSVLFDIREST, translated from the exons ATGGCGCACAGCCTCGGG GAGCCTGTGACCTTCCGAGATGTGGCTGTGGACTTTACCCAGGAAGAGTGGGGGCAGCTGGACCCTACGCAGAGGACCCTGTACCGTGATGTGATGTTGGAGACCTTTGGGCATCTGCTGTCTGTGG GTCCTGAGCTTCCCAAACCTGAAGTCATCTCCCAGCTGGAGCAAGGAGCTGAACTATGGGTAGCAGAGAGAGGAATCACACAGAGCTGTCATCCAG GCTGGGAGCCTAGACCTGAAAGCCAGGCATCTTCCAAGGAGCAGGGCCCTCAAGAAGAGGAGCCATCCCGTGTCACGAAAGAGGAAGGATCCCCAAGGGGAGTGTCCTATCCCTCCGTGTCGGGAAAAGACCGGGAACatgagggccagggccaggcactcGAGAAGGGCCAGAACAGCATGAGACAACTGGGATTTGGTCTCAAGGAAGCACCAGTTCAGGATCTACACTATGAAAGTCTCAGACTTGGGGAAAACCAGGTCCTGAGCACAGACCCACATCCGTTCCCAGAAATTTCTAAGACAGAATACATCTGTCCTTATGGCTCACAGGTAACAAACTTGAAACCTAAATCAAGCTCAGTCAGTCAACAGACAGGCTCCCCCGGGAAAGAGACCTGTGAAAACAATGACTGTAGCAAAGCTTCCAGTCAGGCTGTTCCAGAACTCACAAAAACCCAGGTACAGGATAAACCCTACAAATGTACTGACTGTGGGAAGTCATTTAACCATAATGCACACCTCACAGTGCACAAGAGGATTCATACAGGAGAAAGGCCTTATATGTGCAAAGAGTGCGGAAAGGCCTTCAGCCAGAATTCCTCCCTCGTTCAACATGAGCGAATCCACACGGGAGACAAACCCTATAAATGTGCTGAATGTGGGAAATCTTTCTGCCACAGCACACACCTTACTGTCCATCGGAGAATTCACACTGGGGAGAAACCCTACGAGTGTCAGGACTGTGGGCGGGCCTTCAACCAGAACTCTTCACTGGGCCGGCATAAGAGAACACACACTGGGGAGAAGCCATACACCTGCAGCGTGTGTGGGAAAGCCTTCTCTCGGACCACCTGCCTTTTTCTGCACCTGAGGACTCACACGGAGGAGCGGCCCTACGAGTGTAACCACTGTGGGAAGGGTTTCAGGCACAGCTCCTCCCTGGCCCAGCATCAGCGAAAACATGCTGGGGAGAAGCCCTATGAATGCCGGCAAAGGCTCATCTTTGAGCAGACGACAGCTTTAACAAAGCACCAATGGGCAGAAGCCCTCAGCTGTGACCCACCTTTGAGTCAAGATGAGAGGACTCACCAAAGCAACAGGCCCTTCAGATGTCATCAGTGTGGGAAATGTTTCATTCAGAGCTCTCACCTCATCCGACATCAGATAACTCACACCAGAAAGGAGGAGCCCAGCGGACGTAACCGACGACGGGAGCAGTCCTCGGACGCAAGTTCACACGCAGCACAGCACTCGAGTTCAGGAGAGAATTCTGCGGACCAAGCAAAGTCAGGACAGCCAGCAAGCAGGGCCCTTGCATTGTTTGACATCCGTGAAATCGTGCAAGAAAAAAACCCTGTGCATGTTATTGGGGTGGAAGAGCCTTCCATGAGCACTTCTGTGTTATTTGACATCAGGGAATCCACATAG